Proteins from a genomic interval of Desulfofustis limnaeus:
- a CDS encoding cupin, producing MKVIHLRDTDEFTPEAMKRFFLVEDSPYFKIINFNLDAGVTFPVHSHDLDGELSIQVLEGSGFFLGENDTELPAHKGDILLSKIREPHGVRAAERMRILVTIAPPI from the coding sequence ATGAAAGTTATTCATTTGCGAGACACGGACGAATTCACCCCGGAGGCCATGAAACGGTTCTTTCTGGTGGAAGATTCACCGTATTTTAAGATCATCAATTTCAATCTCGATGCCGGGGTGACGTTTCCCGTCCATTCCCACGACCTGGATGGTGAACTTTCCATCCAGGTGCTGGAGGGTTCGGGATTCTTCTTAGGCGAAAACGATACCGAACTGCCGGCTCACAAAGGGGATATCCTGCTTTCCAAGATCCGCGAACCGCATGGTGTTCGTGCCGCTGAGCGGATGCGGATCCTGGTAACCATCGCGCCGCCGATCTGA
- a CDS encoding ferredoxin yields MAKTVRIDEDECIGCEACVEGCPSVFAFNDDEGKAYVIEGAEAGDDCVDEAIANCPAACITWE; encoded by the coding sequence ATGGCAAAGACAGTACGAATCGACGAGGACGAGTGTATCGGTTGCGAGGCTTGCGTGGAGGGTTGCCCGAGCGTCTTCGCTTTCAATGACGATGAGGGGAAGGCCTACGTGATCGAAGGCGCCGAAGCGGGTGACGATTGCGTTGACGAGGCGATTGCCAACTGCCCCGCCGCTTGTATCACCTGGGAGTAA
- a CDS encoding DNA-3-methyladenine glycosylase I gives MSDRLTRCGWCGSDPLYTAYHDREWGVPLRDDRALFELLVLEGAQAGLSWLTILRKRDNYRRAFSGFEAEHVCRFGTPEVERLLQDSGIVRNRKKIEAAVNNATAVLRIKEHYDSFADYLWQFVDHRPIQHHFRTLAEIPACSPESDRMAASLKAQGFSFVGSTICYAFMQSAGMVNDHLVDCFRHRQVQELST, from the coding sequence ATGAGCGATAGGCTGACAAGATGCGGCTGGTGCGGCAGTGATCCGCTCTACACGGCCTATCATGACCGGGAATGGGGTGTTCCCCTCCGTGACGACCGGGCTCTGTTCGAACTCTTGGTCCTGGAAGGTGCCCAGGCCGGTCTGAGCTGGCTGACTATTCTGAGGAAGCGGGACAACTATCGGCGGGCCTTCTCAGGTTTCGAGGCCGAACACGTCTGTCGATTCGGGACACCCGAAGTGGAACGGTTGCTTCAGGACTCCGGGATCGTGCGCAACCGGAAGAAAATAGAGGCAGCGGTGAACAACGCCACCGCGGTGTTGAGAATCAAGGAACACTACGACAGCTTCGCAGATTATCTCTGGCAGTTTGTGGATCATCGACCGATCCAGCACCATTTCCGAACCCTTGCTGAGATCCCCGCCTGCTCGCCGGAATCGGATCGAATGGCTGCATCGCTGAAGGCACAGGGCTTCAGTTTTGTCGGTTCGACCATCTGCTATGCCTTCATGCAATCGGCCGGCATGGTCAATGACCATCTGGTCGATTGCTTCCGTCATCGCCAGGTGCAAGAGTTGTCGACGTGA
- a CDS encoding MFS transporter, producing the protein MSREEQSWVLYDVANSAFVLVMVTAIMPIYFKDVAAQGMPDAISTAHWGFANAAASLILALLSPLLGALADHRRQKKNFFLIFLAGGLLFNASLALIGPGQWLLCLGLFILARVGWAGANIFYDAFLVDVTTPQRMDVISARGYAYGYIGSVVPFLVVIGLILSAGTSGDSLPVYQTRIGFLVVALWWLLFSLPAVRHLRQQHQLADEPQAIGSSLQRLLATLRAIRQYRPVVIFLAAYFFYIDGVGTIISMSTAYGRDLGFGVTLLIGVLLFIQVVAFPFALLFGRLAERWGTKKTLLAGIIVYCLITLLAFLLPFIADQTLQVGLFWLIALLVASSMGGVQALSRSYFGRIIPPEKSSEFFGFYNVFGKFAAIAGPLLMGLITRLSGDSRWGVLSILALFVIGAWILTLVDQE; encoded by the coding sequence ATGAGCAGGGAAGAACAGAGCTGGGTGCTCTACGACGTGGCCAACTCCGCCTTTGTCCTGGTCATGGTGACGGCGATCATGCCCATCTATTTCAAGGACGTGGCCGCCCAGGGCATGCCCGACGCCATCTCCACCGCCCACTGGGGCTTTGCCAACGCCGCCGCATCCCTGATTCTGGCCCTGCTGTCGCCGCTGCTCGGCGCCCTGGCCGATCACCGGCGGCAGAAAAAGAATTTTTTTCTCATCTTTCTCGCCGGCGGCCTGCTGTTCAACGCTTCCCTGGCCCTGATCGGTCCCGGCCAATGGCTGCTTTGCCTGGGCCTGTTCATCCTGGCCCGGGTCGGCTGGGCTGGCGCCAACATCTTTTATGACGCCTTCCTGGTGGACGTCACCACGCCCCAGCGAATGGACGTCATCTCTGCCCGAGGCTACGCATACGGTTATATCGGCAGCGTTGTTCCCTTTCTCGTGGTCATCGGCCTGATCCTCTCGGCTGGAACCAGTGGCGACAGCCTGCCGGTATACCAGACCCGTATCGGTTTTCTGGTGGTGGCGCTGTGGTGGCTGCTCTTTTCCTTGCCGGCCGTCCGCCACCTGCGTCAGCAGCACCAACTGGCCGACGAACCGCAGGCCATCGGGAGCAGCCTGCAGCGGCTACTGGCCACCCTCCGCGCCATCAGGCAGTACCGGCCGGTTGTTATCTTCCTGGCCGCTTATTTTTTCTATATCGACGGGGTCGGCACCATCATCAGCATGTCCACGGCCTACGGTCGCGATCTCGGCTTCGGGGTCACCTTGCTGATCGGCGTGCTGCTCTTCATCCAGGTTGTTGCCTTTCCGTTCGCTCTGCTGTTCGGCCGGCTGGCCGAGCGGTGGGGCACGAAAAAGACCCTGCTGGCAGGCATTATCGTCTATTGCCTGATCACCCTGCTGGCCTTCCTCCTGCCCTTTATCGCCGACCAGACGCTGCAGGTCGGGCTCTTCTGGCTGATCGCCCTGCTGGTCGCCTCATCCATGGGCGGCGTCCAGGCCCTCAGCCGCAGTTATTTCGGCCGAATCATCCCGCCGGAAAAGAGTTCGGAGTTTTTTGGCTTTTACAACGTTTTTGGCAAGTTCGCCGCCATTGCCGGGCCCCTGCTGATGGGGCTGATCACCCGGCTCAGCGGCGACAGCCGTTGGGGGGTGTTGAGCATCCTCGCCTTGTTCGTCATCGGCGCCTGGATCCTCACGTTGGTCGACCAAGAATAA
- a CDS encoding DUF342 domain-containing protein — translation MTAKEPPTKTVKLLEPTFHFARKRFGENDGALEPLLVSELVRPGQLLADYPDYERFAARGFEKQPLKAGHYTEFSPDGQRLQATVFGYPKVEELVQEDGRPLLIVSVQPLIKVSFDRLRAMIFVLPTIPGKIGLQSVDLEQTLHEAGIHYGVDAAALAEVRRIIAAAPAEPHELVIAEGELPGPGTDAHLSFCLEIGPIAGQIKEDGSIDFRERRIMVGVQRDQLIAVKQPAIPGSPGMNVLGETIEPKSGRDITIFVQGDAVYSPETMEVRALKDGVLSVINNNTIKVLAHQVVPGDCNYTTGNIESLGSLTINGSIQPGFVISCLGDLKIGGSVMSATVKTEANAVINGGITGKNSRISSGGDLDIKFIEQGRIEAGGRIVIRSQAYFSTVTSRSDIRCHPLSKVMGGSIIAAGQLSVGVVGTSKSDTATLGAGVDPERLELYEQTRTELSARQEELIQWLQLHGSSRSRKVRKMEAAIDEIKLRLLTLNLIPGTELYSRGCKGNSREEVEEVSPLYHQGIDIDLIRIDIHGTAYAGTVLLLGNRSLVLPQSVMRRQFKLSADLKRIISFPLRG, via the coding sequence ATGACAGCGAAGGAGCCTCCCACCAAGACCGTTAAACTCCTGGAGCCGACCTTTCACTTTGCCAGGAAACGATTCGGTGAAAACGACGGCGCTCTCGAGCCGCTGCTTGTCTCCGAGCTGGTCCGGCCCGGCCAACTGCTTGCCGACTACCCCGATTACGAACGGTTCGCGGCCCGCGGTTTTGAGAAGCAACCGCTCAAGGCTGGTCATTACACCGAGTTCTCCCCGGACGGGCAACGTCTGCAGGCCACCGTTTTCGGCTACCCCAAGGTGGAGGAACTGGTCCAGGAGGACGGACGGCCGCTGCTCATCGTCTCCGTACAGCCCCTGATCAAGGTCTCCTTCGATCGGCTGCGCGCCATGATCTTCGTTCTGCCGACCATCCCCGGCAAGATCGGCCTGCAGAGCGTCGATTTGGAACAGACGCTGCACGAAGCGGGTATTCATTACGGTGTGGACGCAGCCGCTTTAGCCGAAGTACGAAGGATCATCGCTGCTGCACCAGCAGAACCCCATGAACTGGTCATCGCCGAAGGCGAACTGCCGGGTCCCGGCACCGACGCCCATCTCTCTTTCTGCCTGGAAATCGGTCCGATTGCCGGCCAGATCAAGGAAGACGGCAGCATCGATTTTCGGGAGCGGCGGATCATGGTCGGCGTCCAACGTGACCAGCTGATCGCCGTCAAACAGCCGGCGATTCCCGGCTCACCCGGGATGAACGTCCTCGGGGAGACCATCGAGCCAAAGAGCGGCCGCGACATTACCATCTTCGTTCAGGGTGACGCCGTCTACTCTCCGGAAACCATGGAGGTTCGGGCGTTGAAAGACGGCGTGCTGTCGGTGATCAACAACAACACCATCAAGGTCCTGGCGCATCAGGTGGTTCCCGGCGACTGTAACTACACCACCGGCAATATCGAATCCCTCGGGTCTCTGACCATCAACGGCTCGATCCAACCCGGTTTCGTCATCTCCTGCCTGGGTGACCTGAAGATCGGCGGCAGCGTCATGTCCGCCACCGTCAAAACCGAAGCCAACGCGGTGATCAACGGCGGCATCACGGGGAAAAACTCGCGAATCAGCAGCGGCGGCGATCTCGATATCAAATTCATCGAACAGGGACGGATCGAGGCCGGCGGTCGCATCGTTATCCGCAGCCAGGCCTATTTCAGCACCGTCACGTCCCGCTCCGACATCCGTTGTCACCCGCTCAGCAAGGTCATGGGTGGGTCGATCATCGCCGCCGGGCAGCTGAGCGTGGGTGTCGTCGGAACCTCCAAAAGCGACACGGCGACGCTTGGCGCCGGGGTGGACCCGGAACGGCTGGAACTCTACGAGCAGACCCGTACCGAATTGAGCGCCCGCCAGGAAGAACTGATTCAATGGCTGCAGCTGCACGGCAGTTCCCGTTCCCGCAAGGTTCGCAAGATGGAGGCAGCCATCGACGAGATCAAGCTGCGCCTGCTCACCCTCAACCTGATACCGGGTACCGAACTCTATTCCCGGGGCTGCAAGGGGAACAGCCGTGAAGAAGTTGAGGAGGTCAGCCCCCTCTATCATCAAGGCATCGATATCGACCTGATCCGTATCGATATCCACGGAACTGCTTATGCCGGCACCGTTCTGCTGCTGGGAAACCGCTCCCTCGTCCTGCCCCAGAGCGTGATGAGGCGGCAGTTCAAGCTCTCGGCCGACCTGAAGCGGATCATCTCCTTCCCGCTGCGCGGCTGA
- a CDS encoding deoxyguanosinetriphosphate triphosphohydrolase, whose product MSFVPVIGKSIKKQLEEREDLVLSPYAARNAGSRGRRRTEEEELCDIRLPFQRDRDRIIHSKTFRRLKHKTQVFLAPMGDHYRTRLTHVLEVSQIARTISAALCLNEPLTEAIALGHDLGHTPFGHAGEATLNELHPSGFRHYVHSLRVVDFLENKGRGLNLTYEVRNGIVRHSKGSHKEIIPSRRAERAITLEGQVVRVADIIAYVNHDLDDALRAGILHEDSVPQSIVRVVGAKHSQRIGRMVRDVIVETLTADDGDLHISEPMLEAITELRAFLYENVYRHFWVHQEFVKAQRIIRELYRYFMENGLVTRVGDQWLVDEQNKSWPNEKTAHRRVCDYIAGMTDRYALGIYEFLFLPKPWSVR is encoded by the coding sequence ATGAGCTTCGTTCCGGTAATCGGCAAGTCGATCAAAAAACAGCTGGAAGAGCGGGAGGACCTGGTCCTTTCCCCTTATGCGGCTCGTAACGCCGGTTCCCGGGGCCGACGGAGAACGGAAGAGGAAGAGTTGTGCGACATCCGGTTACCCTTTCAGCGGGACCGGGACCGGATCATCCACTCCAAGACCTTCCGCCGCCTCAAGCACAAGACCCAGGTCTTTCTGGCCCCGATGGGTGACCATTACCGCACCCGGCTGACCCATGTGCTCGAGGTCTCCCAAATTGCCCGCACCATCTCCGCTGCGCTCTGCCTCAACGAGCCGCTCACAGAGGCCATCGCGCTGGGACACGACTTGGGCCACACCCCGTTCGGCCACGCCGGCGAAGCAACGCTCAACGAGCTGCACCCGAGCGGTTTCCGCCATTACGTGCACAGCCTGCGGGTGGTCGACTTCCTGGAGAACAAGGGCCGCGGCTTGAACCTGACCTACGAGGTGCGCAACGGCATCGTCCGCCATTCCAAAGGGAGCCACAAGGAGATCATTCCGTCACGTCGCGCCGAGCGGGCCATCACGCTGGAAGGTCAGGTGGTCCGGGTGGCCGATATCATCGCCTACGTCAACCATGATCTCGACGACGCTCTGCGGGCCGGTATCCTGCATGAGGACAGCGTTCCGCAGTCGATCGTGCGGGTGGTCGGGGCCAAACATTCCCAGCGCATCGGCCGCATGGTTCGCGATGTGATCGTCGAAACGCTGACCGCCGACGACGGGGATCTGCACATCAGCGAACCGATGCTCGAGGCGATCACCGAACTGCGCGCGTTCCTCTACGAGAACGTCTATCGCCACTTCTGGGTACACCAGGAATTCGTCAAGGCGCAGCGGATCATCCGCGAATTGTACCGCTATTTTATGGAGAACGGATTGGTTACCAGGGTTGGCGACCAGTGGTTGGTGGACGAGCAGAACAAAAGCTGGCCGAACGAGAAGACGGCTCATCGCCGCGTTTGTGATTACATCGCCGGCATGACCGACCGCTATGCTCTCGGCATCTATGAGTTTCTGTTTCTGCCCAAGCCGTGGAGCGTCCGTTGA
- a CDS encoding valine--tRNA ligase encodes MDTSKELNKSYDFSDVEQKWLNTWEQQHCFDARMEPGRPAFSIVIPPPNVTGVLHVGHALNNTMQDILTRYHRMRGDNTLWVPGTDHAGIATQNVVERQLAAEGKNRHDLGRDAFIERVWEWRKEKGGTIINQLKRLGCSCDWSRERFTMDEGLSQAVREVFVRLYKEGLIYKGDYIVNWCPRCLTALADDEVDHEPSQGTLYHLRYPLTDGSGALVVATTRPETMLGDTGVAVNPNDPRYAHLAGATVELPLVGRIIPVVFDEHVQMDFGTGALKVTPSHDRDDYEIGRRHNLEMCKVMDDHGVMNERAGVYAGLDRFACRKRIVADLKEHGYLVKEEEYPHAVGQCYRCKTVVEPTTSLQWFVSVRPLADKAVAAVREERIRIYPKTWYNTFYSWMDNIRDWCISRQIWWGHRIPAWTCNECGEMIVETTDPERCPACNSTELKQETDVLDTWFSSALWPFSTMGWPEQTRELNTFYPTSILVTSFDILFFWVARMMMMGLHFMDAVPFHDVYLHALVRDKHGKKMSKSTGNVIDPLEVMGTYGTDAVRFTLAAFAAQGREIRLDEERIEGYRFFINKLWNAARFALMHVGDRSPACGRVTERPEQLGLAHRWILSRTARTVDQIRRGLDEYHFNEVASANYQFIWHEFCDWYLEWIKPDLFSSDETRRDQARGVLLTVLETILKLMHPLTPFVTEEIWSVLPGERPVLMLQPYPERRPEWIDEQAEQEMELLMGVIGGIRNIRAEANVHPSQRLDAFITNVSGPAAGLLEAFTPTIAELARLNSLSIAPVGSKPADAATYIYNDIEIYVPLKGLVDIDGERDKLARERAKTETELKKVTGKLGNDKFLANAPPDIVAKERGKQAELEARLARITEAEQRLAAMAAN; translated from the coding sequence ATGGACACCAGCAAGGAACTGAACAAGAGCTACGATTTCTCCGATGTCGAACAGAAATGGCTGAACACCTGGGAGCAACAACACTGCTTTGATGCCCGGATGGAGCCCGGCCGCCCCGCCTTTTCCATCGTCATCCCACCACCCAACGTGACCGGTGTGCTCCACGTGGGCCATGCCTTGAACAACACCATGCAGGATATCCTGACCCGCTATCACCGGATGCGCGGCGACAACACCCTGTGGGTGCCGGGCACCGATCATGCCGGGATTGCCACCCAGAACGTGGTGGAGCGGCAGCTTGCGGCTGAAGGGAAAAATCGCCATGATCTCGGCCGCGACGCGTTCATCGAGCGGGTCTGGGAGTGGCGGAAGGAGAAGGGCGGCACCATTATCAACCAGCTCAAGCGGCTTGGCTGCTCCTGCGACTGGAGCCGGGAGCGGTTCACCATGGACGAGGGGCTGTCCCAGGCCGTCCGCGAGGTCTTCGTGCGGCTCTACAAGGAAGGCCTGATCTACAAGGGCGACTATATCGTCAACTGGTGCCCCCGCTGCCTGACGGCGCTGGCCGATGATGAGGTGGACCACGAGCCGAGCCAGGGCACGTTGTATCACTTGCGCTATCCGTTGACCGATGGCAGCGGCGCCCTGGTGGTGGCCACCACCCGCCCGGAGACCATGCTCGGCGACACCGGCGTTGCCGTCAACCCGAACGATCCGCGCTATGCCCACCTGGCCGGGGCCACGGTGGAGCTGCCGCTGGTCGGCCGGATCATCCCGGTGGTGTTCGACGAGCACGTGCAGATGGATTTCGGCACCGGCGCCTTGAAGGTGACCCCGTCCCACGACCGGGACGACTACGAGATCGGCCGCCGTCACAACCTGGAGATGTGCAAGGTGATGGACGACCACGGGGTGATGAACGAGCGGGCCGGTGTCTACGCCGGACTGGACCGCTTCGCCTGCCGTAAACGCATCGTTGCCGATCTCAAGGAGCACGGTTATCTGGTCAAGGAAGAGGAGTACCCACACGCCGTTGGCCAGTGCTACCGGTGCAAGACGGTGGTGGAACCGACCACCTCGCTGCAATGGTTCGTCTCCGTGCGGCCGCTGGCCGATAAGGCGGTGGCGGCGGTGCGTGAAGAACGCATCAGGATTTACCCGAAGACCTGGTACAACACCTTCTACAGCTGGATGGACAATATCCGCGACTGGTGCATTTCCCGGCAGATCTGGTGGGGACACCGGATTCCGGCCTGGACCTGCAACGAGTGCGGCGAGATGATCGTCGAAACGACCGATCCCGAGCGGTGCCCCGCCTGCAACTCGACCGAGTTGAAGCAGGAGACCGACGTCCTCGATACCTGGTTCTCCTCGGCATTGTGGCCGTTCTCAACCATGGGCTGGCCGGAGCAGACCAGGGAGCTGAACACCTTCTATCCCACTTCGATCCTGGTCACCAGCTTCGATATCCTCTTCTTCTGGGTGGCCCGGATGATGATGATGGGGCTTCATTTCATGGACGCGGTCCCGTTCCACGACGTCTACCTGCACGCCCTGGTCCGGGACAAACACGGCAAGAAAATGTCCAAGTCCACCGGTAACGTCATCGACCCGCTGGAGGTCATGGGGACCTACGGCACCGACGCGGTGCGTTTCACGCTCGCCGCCTTTGCCGCTCAGGGACGAGAGATCCGGCTCGACGAGGAGCGTATCGAAGGATACCGCTTCTTCATCAACAAATTGTGGAACGCCGCCCGCTTTGCGTTGATGCACGTGGGTGATCGTTCTCCCGCCTGCGGCCGGGTGACTGAGCGGCCCGAGCAGCTTGGTCTGGCGCATCGCTGGATCCTCAGCCGCACGGCCCGAACGGTCGACCAGATTCGACGCGGATTGGACGAGTATCACTTCAACGAAGTAGCATCCGCCAACTACCAGTTCATCTGGCACGAGTTCTGCGACTGGTACCTGGAATGGATCAAACCGGATCTGTTCAGCAGTGACGAAACCCGGCGCGACCAGGCCCGCGGCGTCCTGCTAACGGTATTGGAAACCATCCTGAAGCTGATGCATCCGCTGACCCCGTTTGTCACCGAAGAGATTTGGAGCGTACTGCCCGGTGAGCGGCCGGTGTTGATGCTCCAACCCTACCCCGAGCGTCGCCCGGAATGGATCGATGAGCAGGCTGAACAGGAGATGGAACTGTTGATGGGGGTCATCGGCGGTATCCGCAACATTCGGGCCGAAGCCAATGTCCATCCATCGCAGCGGTTGGACGCATTCATCACCAATGTCAGCGGGCCGGCCGCGGGCTTGCTCGAGGCCTTCACCCCGACCATTGCCGAACTGGCCCGGCTCAACTCGTTGTCCATTGCCCCGGTGGGCAGCAAACCGGCCGATGCAGCCACCTACATCTACAACGATATCGAGATCTACGTGCCGCTCAAGGGGCTGGTGGATATCGACGGTGAGCGGGACAAACTGGCTCGGGAACGGGCCAAGACCGAAACCGAACTGAAAAAGGTCACCGGTAAGCTGGGCAACGACAAGTTCCTGGCCAATGCTCCGCCGGACATCGTGGCCAAGGAGCGCGGCAAACAGGCCGAACTGGAAGCGCGCCTGGCGCGAATTACCGAAGCCGAGCAGCGGTTGGCCGCCATGGCCGCCAATTGA
- the nadC gene encoding carboxylating nicotinate-nucleotide diphosphorylase gives MDTNLLDRMIRSFLLEDIGRGDLTSEAIFPPDQIGSARLVSRQSFLAAGAGTVAARVFTVQNPAIETADAVADGSRISPGDVLLMVRGPVVDLLKAERVALNLLQRLCGIATMTAAFVDRVKALPVRITDTRKTTPGLRMLEKYAVVAGGGHNHRFNLADGVLIKDNHIAACGSITEAVARVRSRTPHTIRIEVETDTLDQVRECLACGVDIILLDNMSPATMAEAVRIIDGRAIVEASGGITLETVAAVAASGVDIISVGGLTHSARACDIGMDW, from the coding sequence ATGGATACGAACCTGCTCGACCGGATGATCCGGTCCTTTTTGCTCGAGGATATCGGTCGCGGCGATCTGACCAGCGAGGCCATCTTTCCGCCGGATCAGATCGGCAGTGCCCGGCTGGTGTCACGGCAGAGTTTTCTGGCCGCCGGGGCGGGTACGGTGGCGGCCCGGGTCTTCACCGTCCAGAATCCGGCCATCGAAACTGCCGATGCGGTCGCCGACGGTAGCCGCATCTCTCCCGGCGACGTGTTGCTCATGGTACGCGGCCCGGTGGTCGATCTGCTCAAGGCCGAGCGGGTCGCCCTCAACCTGCTACAGCGCCTCTGCGGTATCGCCACCATGACCGCCGCCTTTGTCGACAGGGTCAAAGCTCTTCCGGTGCGTATCACAGATACGCGCAAGACCACCCCCGGGTTGCGGATGCTGGAAAAATATGCGGTAGTCGCCGGGGGCGGCCATAACCACCGGTTCAATCTGGCCGACGGCGTCCTCATCAAAGACAACCATATCGCCGCCTGCGGCTCCATCACCGAGGCGGTGGCCAGGGTCCGGAGCCGAACCCCTCATACCATCAGGATCGAGGTGGAAACCGATACCCTGGATCAGGTCCGGGAGTGTCTTGCCTGTGGCGTCGACATCATCCTGCTCGACAACATGTCGCCGGCCACCATGGCCGAGGCGGTGCGGATTATCGACGGCCGGGCCATCGTCGAGGCCTCCGGCGGCATTACGTTGGAGACGGTAGCGGCCGTTGCCGCTTCCGGTGTCGATATCATCTCGGTCGGCGGCCTGACACATTCCGCCCGTGCTTGCGACATCGGCATGGATTGGTAG
- a CDS encoding DNA adenine methylase — protein MMGALIPYFGGKTRLAKQIIDRFPKHTCYVEVFAGGASVFFSKEPSAAEVINDLDKELITLYRAVKHHPEELYRQFKFSLVARSEFNRENQVNPETLTDIQRAARYLYLQKMAFGGHVTNQTFGTSTTGRPRLNLLNLQSTLEQAWQRLANVNIECLDFRDLIKRYDRPHTLFYLDPPYWEIPGYRHDFQEQDFQDLAELLGGIQGRFLMSINDTPQIRELFGGFQVEEVELKYSVTRSALGRSKTRTELLISNSSTTGL, from the coding sequence ATTATGGGAGCGTTAATACCGTATTTCGGAGGCAAGACACGACTGGCAAAACAGATCATCGACCGATTCCCCAAGCACACCTGCTACGTTGAGGTGTTCGCCGGCGGGGCGTCGGTCTTCTTTAGCAAAGAACCGTCAGCGGCTGAGGTGATCAACGACCTGGACAAGGAGCTGATCACCCTTTACCGGGCGGTGAAGCATCATCCGGAGGAGCTGTATCGGCAATTCAAATTCTCGCTCGTGGCGCGGTCCGAGTTTAACCGCGAGAACCAGGTGAACCCGGAGACCCTGACCGACATCCAGCGGGCCGCCCGCTACCTGTATTTGCAGAAGATGGCCTTCGGCGGTCATGTGACCAATCAGACCTTCGGCACCTCGACCACCGGCCGGCCGCGCTTGAACCTGTTGAACCTGCAAAGCACCCTGGAGCAAGCCTGGCAGCGGCTGGCCAACGTCAATATCGAGTGTCTGGATTTCCGGGATTTGATCAAACGCTATGACCGGCCGCACACCTTGTTTTACCTGGACCCGCCTTATTGGGAGATCCCCGGCTATCGCCATGATTTTCAAGAGCAGGACTTCCAGGATCTGGCCGAGTTACTTGGCGGCATCCAGGGAAGATTCCTGATGTCTATCAATGACACTCCCCAGATCCGGGAGCTGTTCGGAGGATTCCAGGTTGAGGAAGTGGAGCTAAAATATTCAGTTACCAGATCAGCCCTTGGAAGGAGCAAAACTCGCACCGAATTGCTCATCTCAAACAGCTCAACAACGGGTCTTTAA
- a CDS encoding D-Ala-D-Ala carboxypeptidase family metallohydrolase, with protein MARLSTHFSRQEFRCRCGCGFDTVDAELLTVLQWLRWETGKPVRISSGCRCERYNTRVNGAKRSKHLVGRAADIVVDGYRPAEIYHLINTNFPDRLGLIEYEAFVHVDTRAGKYRDKR; from the coding sequence ATGGCCAGGTTGAGCACTCATTTTTCCCGGCAGGAATTTCGCTGCCGGTGCGGTTGCGGTTTTGATACCGTTGACGCCGAATTGCTCACCGTGTTGCAGTGGCTGCGCTGGGAGACCGGCAAGCCGGTGCGGATCAGTTCCGGCTGCCGGTGCGAGAGATACAACACCCGTGTCAACGGGGCGAAGCGTTCGAAACATCTGGTCGGGCGGGCGGCTGATATCGTGGTCGATGGTTACCGGCCGGCTGAGATCTATCACCTGATCAATACCAATTTTCCTGATCGGCTAGGGTTGATCGAATACGAGGCGTTCGTTCACGTCGATACGAGAGCAGGCAAATACCGCGATAAGCGGTAG